One part of the Vicia villosa cultivar HV-30 ecotype Madison, WI linkage group LG6, Vvil1.0, whole genome shotgun sequence genome encodes these proteins:
- the LOC131613329 gene encoding uncharacterized protein LOC131613329, with protein MSQQSSDESPVLDSATPEESSNPNRILKVVPLRTISSDEVKATKPKTTHAKRPKEGIHNKGTKSSASATMEELTKEGSKYVDSAITMIVTRILKENHQVPEISIPLQTIMADPLNNTSKAEVVHTVDSDLEIIKDEQGFAKNTNVTEDVNDIDNNEHLKANTETDTKVVDLDEFSDDELLTSLNPSVANRLMTRRKGKAVVQGSPKRSTQVNNPAKDTVKKKSTSAGPVKSKTVTKSKGVGPSKSWSRVIPKKRKEREIVEPESDVEVNVPDIPSRKKPTANKLAASIPEVPIDNVSFHYASSASRWKYVLQKRLAVERELAPNALENKEVLELIQEAGLLKTVCNLPKCYEKLVKEFVVNLSEDCGNSRSADYIKVFVRDEAQTELEVTDNQVCQVITTKQVKSWPMKEKLTASKLSIKYAMLHKIGAANWVPTNHKSTISTVLGRFLYAVGTKAKFKGPIAFLSLLCGILDQYSNILNEHDVVCKRESPLAFHYKLFQGKHVPDIVVTSAENSKSRASVSKAEVIAMLKETCKELESRKMSLEKMIRTLEMDENEEFADTEEIEDKDEQEGEEESSSPADDSEKESSSDTSSGSESGQ; from the exons ATGTCTCAGCAATCGAGTGATGAATCTCCCGTTTTAGACTCGGCAACTCCGGAAGAGTCATCTAACCCTAATAGGATTCTTAAGGTTGTCCCTTTAAGGACGATTAGCAGTGATGAAGTAAAGGCCACAAAGCCTAAAACGACTCATGCAAAACGGCCCAAGGAGGGTATTCATAACAAGGGTACCAAATCCTCAGCATCTGCTACCATGgaggaacttactaaagaaggatCCAAATATGTCGATAGCGCAATTACCATGATTGTTACTCGTATTTTGAAGGAGAATCATCAAGTGCCTGAAATATCTATTCCTCTTCAAACCATAATGGCTGATCCCCTCAATAACACCAGTAAAGCTGAGGTTGTTCACACCGTTGATAGTGACCTAGAAATCATCAAGGATGAACAAGGGTTTGCTAAGAATACTAATGTTACCGAGGATGTCAATGACATCGACAATAATGAGCACCTTAAGGCCAATACTGAAACTGATACTAAGGTGGTAGACCTAGATGAGTTCTCTGACGACGAATTACTTACCTCCTTGAATCCTAGTGTAGCCAACAGGCTAATGACAAGAAGAAAAGGCAAAGCCGTTGTCCAAGGATCTCCTAAAAGGAGCACTCAAGTGAACAACCCTGCCAAAGACACTGTCAAGAAGAAGAGTACTTCTGCAGGTCCTGTCAAGAGCAAAACTGTAACCAAGAGTAAAGGGGTTGGTCCATCAAAATCTTGGAGCAGGGTcattccaaagaaaagaaaggagcgGGAAATAGTTGAACCTGAATCTGATGTTGAAGTAAATGTCCCTGACATTCCATCGAGGAAGAAGCCTACAGCCAATAAGCTTGCTGCTAGTATTCCTGAAGTTCCCATTGATAATGTGTCTTTCCACTATGCCTCTAGTGCCAGCAGATGGAAGTATGTTCTCCAAAAGAGATTGGCTGTTGAAAGAGAATTGGCTCCAAATGCTCTTGAAAACAAGGAGGTCTTAGAGCTAATCCAAGAAGCTGGACTGCTAAAAACTGTGTGCAATCTTCCCAAATGTTATGAGAAGCTGGTCAAAGAATTTGTGGTAAACCTATCTGAAGATTGTGGCAACAGCAGGAGTGCAGACTACATAAAGGTGTTTGTAAGAG ATGAAGCTCAAACCGAGCTGGAAGTAACAGACAACCAAGTCTGTCAAGTGATCACAACTAAGCAAGTAAAAAGCTGGCCCATGAAAGAGAAGCTAACTGCAAGCAAGCTGAGCATCAAGTATGCAATGCTTCACAAGATAGGAGCAGCTAATTGGGTTCCAACAAATCACAAGTCAACTATCTCAACTGTGCTTGGTAGATTTCTGTATGCTGTAGGAACAAAGGCAAAGTTTAAGGGTCCAATTGCCTTTCTATCCCTCTTGTGTGGTATACTGGATCAGTATTCAAACATTCTCAATGAACATGATGTAGTGTGCAAAAGAGAAAGTCCCTTGGCCTTCCATTACAAACTGTTTCAGGGCAAGCATGTTCCAGACATTGTCGTGACATCAGCTGAAAATTCCAAATCTAGAGCATCAGTCAGCAAAGCAGAAGTCATAGCAATGCTAAAAGAGACTTGTAAAGAACTCGAATCTAGAAAAATGTCTCTTGAAAAAATGATACGTACTCTGGAAATGGATGAGAATGAAGAGTTTGCAGATACTGAAGAGATTGAAGACAAAGATGAACAAGAAGGGGAAGAAGAAAGTTCTAGTCCAGCTGATGACTCTGAGAAAGAAAGTTCTTCAGACACCTCAAGTGGGTCTGAATCTGGGCAGTAA